The Myxocyprinus asiaticus isolate MX2 ecotype Aquarium Trade chromosome 31, UBuf_Myxa_2, whole genome shotgun sequence genome has a segment encoding these proteins:
- the LOC127421968 gene encoding complement C1q-like protein 4, whose protein sequence is MKTLTEAALYVLLILCFCSSSESATVLDLLRDTAVSWTGTLPCGQWDCECAFSRQRSCCCVAKQLSELEEATFIRLIGVWEGLSHLNSQIEEVTAGCQIAFTAAVLPMTACFGPFTSNVSVSYQSVSLNQGNGYNPALGTFTAPHAGLYCFTFTAYSKVGDVDRLYQKLQLMKDGQLIASSWEDNREDSEDSSTQTVLLQLRRGSQVYVELLSGRQFCGDTQSYNTFSGYLVYPFTEE, encoded by the exons ATGAAGACACTTACAGAAGCAGCTCTGTATGTTTTGTTGATTCTCTGTTTCTGCTCCAGTTCAGAATCTGCCACTGTATTAGATCTGCTGCGTGATACTGCAG TGAGTTGGACAGGAACACTGCCCTGTGGCCAATGGGACTGTGAATGTGCGTTTAGTAGACAGCGTAGTTGTTGTTGTGTCGCAAAGCAGCTGTCAGAGCTGGAGGAGGCCACCTTCATACGTTTGATTGGAGTATGGGAAGGACTGTCCCACCTCAACAGTCAAATAGAGGAAGTCACAG CTGGTTGTCAGATTGCGTTCACTGCTGCTGTGCTGCCAATGACTGCATGTTTTGGGCCGTTCACCAGCAACGTGTCTGTCTCTTACCAGTCTGTCTCACTCAATCAAGGCAATGGGTATAATCCTGCATTGG GTACATTCACAGCTCCACACGCTGGACTCTACTGCTTCACCTTCACCGCTTATTCCAAAGTTGGCGATGTAGACCGACTCTATCAAAAGCTGCAGCTGATGAAGGATGGCCAGCTGATCGCTTCTTCCTGGGAGGACAACCGTGAGGATTCAGAGGACAGTAGCACTCAGACGGTTCTTCTGCAGCTCAGACGGGGCTCTCAGGTCTATGTTGAGCTGCTGTCAGGTCGGCAGTTTTGTGGAGACACCCAGAGCTACAACACTTTCAGCGGATACCTGGTCTATCCGTTTACTGAGGAATGA